One Rhodococcus sp. P1Y DNA window includes the following coding sequences:
- the pdxR gene encoding MocR-like pyridoxine biosynthesis transcription factor PdxR produces the protein MDRSAGRTLAVQIADCIRAAIDGGHIEFGARLPSSRALSDEIGVARANVENAYDQLTAEGWIDARHGAGTYVRRIPAERSVTSRPTRSAASTPHTPERRVRLATGTPWVSPRVSAAWRRAWREVGTAPPPQSYPDPRGEPHLRAAVADLLGRARGLKTDAESVIITTGSMHGMALALPALADSSSSPGLAHENPGYRVATTTATRWGWSVHDVSVDADGMVIDELNRAPSNTRAVYVTPSHQYPTGGLLPVGRRRALADVARRRDLMIIEDDYDSEFRYGVAPLPTVAELAPDRTVYLGTVAKTLGGGIRIGWLVAPRHVLDRIVDVRTDLGDYPSLPVQHATASLLRDGEWDRTVRAARRLYRERDRRVAARLAEFGELRGVGAGMHTTLLLDPGVATAVAARAAAEGVDIDTLAESTRTDSPVTGLIVGYGSVSEDELAYGLDVLTDALRSVN, from the coding sequence GTGGATCGTTCAGCAGGGCGCACACTTGCAGTGCAGATTGCCGACTGTATTCGTGCGGCAATCGACGGCGGGCATATCGAATTCGGCGCTCGATTGCCCAGCAGCAGAGCGCTTTCCGATGAAATTGGAGTCGCACGCGCCAACGTCGAGAATGCATACGACCAACTGACCGCAGAGGGTTGGATCGACGCTCGGCACGGGGCAGGAACTTACGTCCGCCGCATCCCGGCAGAACGGTCCGTCACCTCCCGACCCACACGATCCGCCGCCTCGACCCCGCACACTCCCGAACGAAGGGTTCGGCTGGCGACCGGCACCCCGTGGGTTTCACCGAGGGTCTCTGCGGCATGGAGACGCGCGTGGCGTGAGGTCGGCACCGCTCCACCCCCTCAGTCATACCCGGATCCTCGCGGCGAGCCGCACCTCCGAGCTGCGGTCGCCGACCTGCTCGGACGCGCTCGAGGTCTTAAAACCGATGCTGAGTCGGTCATCATCACCACCGGGAGCATGCACGGAATGGCCCTCGCGCTTCCGGCCCTCGCGGATTCCTCGTCCTCTCCGGGGCTTGCACACGAAAACCCCGGTTACCGCGTCGCCACCACCACAGCCACCCGCTGGGGTTGGTCGGTTCACGATGTCTCCGTCGACGCCGACGGCATGGTCATCGACGAATTGAACCGCGCACCGAGCAACACCAGGGCCGTGTACGTGACCCCGTCACATCAATATCCGACCGGCGGATTGCTACCTGTCGGCCGCCGTCGCGCGCTCGCCGACGTAGCCCGACGACGTGACCTCATGATCATCGAGGACGACTATGATTCCGAATTCCGTTACGGCGTAGCGCCTTTGCCGACCGTGGCAGAACTCGCACCTGACCGCACCGTCTACCTCGGAACTGTAGCGAAGACGCTGGGCGGTGGAATCAGGATCGGGTGGCTGGTCGCGCCGCGCCACGTGCTCGATCGGATCGTCGACGTCAGAACTGATCTGGGCGACTATCCGTCACTCCCCGTCCAGCACGCCACCGCATCGTTGCTCCGGGACGGCGAATGGGACAGAACGGTCCGGGCAGCCCGCAGGCTCTACCGAGAACGCGACCGCCGCGTGGCTGCGAGACTGGCCGAATTCGGAGAGCTCCGCGGAGTCGGCGCAGGAATGCACACCACTCTGCTTCTCGACCCCGGCGTCGCAACCGCAGTTGCAGCCCGCGCGGCTGCTGAAGGTGTCGACATCGACACCCTCGCGGAATCGACTCGCACCGACTCCCCCGTCACGGGGTTGATCGTCGGGTACGGGTCGGTTTCCGAGGACGAGCTCGCCTACGGCTTGGACGTCCTGACGGATGCACTCCGGTCCGTCAACTGA
- a CDS encoding DEAD/DEAH box helicase: MTMPSMHDLDLTSHEQRFGADTFARGRRYFDEGRVGYLQWNDKDSTVSASVTGNRATPYSTTVSMTVQHGRMVGLGFGQCNCPVVFNCKHVVAVLLQAQADSIDSVPNPLGPDEHWATALAPLLYDRVVAPVRRTPTIGLRLRFEVPEQLGNAVQLLARPVLATSSGAWTTKGISWNSLPYASDGGTKKVDVLRELNALHHMRIYGRASHTFHTSHSDSIDLAGISGRLLWDLMADLRECDVPLIDARGVGGTVPWPSTAQFEVDITGTDSLEIEGRIIVDGNVIPADRRYFLGPDGSGIVFWNDDEPYDPRSGSFRLAQLTKSVPHMLRAVASARVGIPAPDRLSFATRYLPALTRGSTVVSSDGTYHPPVIAGPEFHLVVAHDGAGTLDVTARWRYFVDDTEFDFEAGSGTPDNAARDSAAELGLLRTVSSILGHELALGGEFRAFTVSGTAAALFVAETLPLLEAYDNVHVDIVGELPDFRDVTEDVQISLSTNAIEGSNDWFDLGVVLTIDGADVQFATVITAIARGARHLLLSDGRFFSLDNPAFDTLRTLVEEARALQDKPDEPLRINRYQASLWEELAELGVVSSQARVWQEQVVALSNMDSAMDHTPPSNFRAELRPYQLRGFSWLYFLWQHGLGGILADDMGLGKTIQTLAMIAKAKECGDSTSPFVIVAPTSVVHNWAREAAKFAPGLTVATALGTRAKRRRSLASIAADADVVVTSYTVFRLDFEDFDAIAWAGLILDEAQYVKNYKSKSYQCVRRLETTFKLAITGTPMENNIMELWSLLSITAPGLFPSASKFSDVYRHPIERSGDATALATLRRRIRPWVLRRAKEIVAQDLPAKQENVVEVQLGPRHRRIYETHLARERQKILGLLHDFERNRIVILRSLTVLRQLSLDVGLVEPLHDDIPSAKIEELVSSLTEVVRGGHRALVFSQFTKFLGKIRTRLEAEGISLAYLDGSTRDRASAVEQFRTGGATVFLISLKAGGVGLTLTEADYCFVLDPWWNPATEAQAVDRAHRIGQTRTVFVHRYIATGTIEEKVMELKERKAKLFSSIMDDGGSFAGGLTADDIRALLA, translated from the coding sequence ATGACGATGCCATCGATGCACGACTTGGACCTGACGTCCCACGAACAACGATTCGGGGCCGACACCTTCGCACGAGGCCGGCGCTATTTCGACGAGGGTCGCGTCGGGTACCTCCAATGGAACGACAAAGACTCGACCGTGTCCGCGTCGGTGACTGGTAACCGCGCCACCCCCTACTCGACGACGGTGTCGATGACGGTTCAGCACGGCCGGATGGTCGGACTGGGCTTCGGGCAGTGCAACTGCCCCGTGGTGTTCAATTGCAAACATGTCGTGGCAGTGCTGCTGCAGGCGCAGGCAGACTCCATCGACTCCGTTCCGAACCCGCTCGGCCCGGACGAACACTGGGCGACCGCACTCGCTCCGCTGCTGTACGACCGAGTAGTCGCCCCTGTTCGACGAACCCCGACGATCGGTCTCCGACTGCGGTTCGAGGTTCCGGAGCAACTCGGTAATGCCGTCCAATTGCTTGCACGTCCTGTGCTGGCCACTTCCTCGGGAGCCTGGACGACCAAGGGAATTTCGTGGAACTCGCTTCCGTACGCGTCGGACGGAGGCACCAAGAAGGTCGACGTGCTCCGCGAGCTCAATGCGCTCCACCACATGCGCATCTACGGGCGAGCGTCCCACACCTTCCACACGAGTCATTCCGACTCGATCGACCTCGCGGGCATCTCAGGTCGACTGCTGTGGGATCTGATGGCGGACCTCCGTGAATGCGATGTGCCGCTCATCGACGCACGGGGTGTCGGTGGCACTGTTCCGTGGCCGTCGACGGCGCAGTTCGAAGTGGACATCACCGGAACAGACAGTCTGGAGATCGAAGGTCGCATCATCGTCGACGGCAACGTGATACCTGCCGACCGAAGGTACTTCCTCGGCCCGGACGGTTCGGGCATCGTGTTCTGGAACGACGACGAACCGTACGACCCACGAAGCGGTTCCTTCCGACTCGCGCAGCTGACCAAGTCGGTACCGCACATGTTGCGAGCAGTCGCATCCGCTCGCGTCGGCATCCCCGCACCGGATCGGCTGTCGTTCGCAACGCGGTACCTGCCCGCGTTGACACGCGGTTCCACCGTGGTTTCGTCCGACGGCACCTACCACCCGCCGGTCATTGCCGGCCCGGAATTTCACCTCGTAGTTGCCCATGACGGGGCTGGAACCCTCGATGTGACGGCGCGTTGGCGATACTTCGTCGACGACACCGAGTTCGACTTCGAGGCAGGCTCCGGTACACCGGACAACGCAGCCCGCGACTCGGCGGCCGAACTCGGCCTCCTCCGAACCGTGTCCTCGATCCTCGGCCATGAACTTGCCCTCGGCGGAGAATTTCGCGCATTCACGGTCTCGGGTACTGCCGCTGCGCTGTTCGTCGCCGAAACCCTCCCCCTGCTCGAGGCGTACGACAACGTGCACGTAGACATTGTCGGCGAGCTGCCTGATTTCCGTGACGTCACCGAAGACGTACAGATTTCGTTGTCCACCAACGCTATCGAGGGCAGCAACGATTGGTTCGACCTCGGGGTAGTCCTGACCATAGACGGTGCCGATGTCCAGTTCGCAACGGTCATCACTGCAATTGCCCGTGGAGCTCGGCACCTGCTTCTCTCCGACGGACGCTTCTTCTCGCTCGACAACCCCGCGTTCGACACGCTCCGCACGTTGGTCGAGGAAGCGCGCGCATTGCAGGACAAGCCTGACGAGCCCCTACGCATCAATCGCTACCAAGCCTCGCTCTGGGAGGAGTTGGCCGAGCTCGGCGTGGTGAGCAGTCAGGCCCGTGTGTGGCAGGAACAAGTCGTTGCGCTGTCCAACATGGATTCAGCCATGGATCACACCCCTCCTTCGAACTTTCGCGCCGAACTGCGCCCCTACCAACTCCGCGGCTTCTCGTGGCTCTACTTCCTGTGGCAGCACGGACTGGGAGGCATACTCGCCGACGACATGGGTCTGGGAAAGACGATACAAACCCTCGCAATGATTGCGAAGGCGAAAGAATGCGGCGACTCGACGTCACCGTTCGTGATCGTTGCGCCTACGAGCGTCGTCCACAATTGGGCGCGCGAGGCAGCAAAGTTCGCACCAGGACTGACCGTCGCTACCGCACTCGGCACCAGAGCAAAACGCCGTCGATCGCTCGCGTCCATCGCCGCGGATGCAGACGTCGTCGTGACGTCGTACACGGTCTTTCGGCTCGACTTCGAGGATTTCGACGCAATCGCCTGGGCCGGACTGATACTCGACGAGGCCCAGTACGTGAAGAACTACAAGAGCAAGTCCTACCAGTGCGTGCGGCGACTCGAGACGACGTTCAAGCTCGCGATCACTGGTACCCCCATGGAAAACAACATCATGGAGTTGTGGTCGCTTTTGTCGATCACGGCGCCTGGCCTGTTCCCCTCGGCGTCGAAGTTCAGCGACGTCTACCGACATCCGATCGAACGATCCGGCGACGCAACCGCGCTCGCCACTCTCCGACGCCGTATTCGGCCGTGGGTTCTCCGCCGAGCCAAAGAGATCGTGGCACAGGATCTTCCGGCCAAGCAGGAAAATGTCGTCGAAGTGCAGCTGGGCCCGCGCCATCGCCGGATCTACGAGACGCACCTCGCGCGTGAGAGGCAGAAAATTCTCGGCTTGCTCCACGATTTCGAACGCAACCGCATCGTCATCCTTCGGTCACTGACTGTCCTACGGCAACTCAGTCTCGACGTCGGGCTCGTCGAACCGCTGCACGACGACATTCCCAGCGCCAAGATCGAGGAACTCGTCTCGAGTCTCACCGAAGTCGTCCGGGGTGGCCACCGCGCGCTGGTCTTCAGCCAGTTCACGAAGTTTCTCGGGAAGATTCGCACTCGACTGGAAGCGGAAGGGATCTCGCTTGCCTACCTGGATGGGTCCACCCGCGACCGCGCCTCCGCGGTCGAGCAGTTTCGGACGGGCGGTGCGACGGTCTTTCTCATCAGCCTCAAGGCGGGCGGCGTCGGGCTGACCCTCACCGAAGCCGACTACTGCTTCGTCCTCGACCCATGGTGGAATCCCGCTACCGAAGCACAGGCCGTGGATCGTGCACACCGGATCGGTCAGACTCGAACCGTGTTCGTGCACCGCTACATCGCCACAGGCACCATCGAGGAGAAGGTAATGGAATTGAAGGAGAGGAAGGCCAAGCTGTTCTCCAGCATTATGGACGACGGCGGCTCGTTCGCAGGTGGCCTGACCGCAGACGACATACGCGCCTTGCTCGCGTGA
- the murA gene encoding UDP-N-acetylglucosamine 1-carboxyvinyltransferase, with the protein MSERFLVSGGNRLVGEVSVGGAKNSVLKLMAAALLAEGTSTITNCPDILDVPLMAEVLRGLGCDVVLEGSVVHITTPAEPKHHADFPAVTQFRASVCVLGPLVARCRRAVVALPGGDAIGSRPLDMHQSGLRLLGATSEIQHGCVVAEAEELRGANIRLAFPSVGATENILMAAVLAKGETVIDNAAREPDIVDVCNMLNEMGAQVSGAGTSTLTIKGVAALKPTTHRVIGDRIVAATWGIAAAMTRGDVRVRGVNPKHLSLVLDKLRSAGSEVTSEADGFRVVQHERPTAVNFATLPFPGFPTDLQPMAIGLAAVANGTSMITENVFEARFRFVEEMIRLGADARTDGHHAVVRGVPQLSSAPVWSSDIRAGAGLVLAGLCADGVTEVHDVYHIDRGYPRFVENLTALGGSIERVS; encoded by the coding sequence GTGAGTGAACGCTTTTTGGTATCCGGTGGTAACCGACTCGTCGGCGAGGTGTCGGTCGGCGGTGCGAAGAACAGCGTCCTCAAGCTGATGGCTGCTGCCCTGTTGGCGGAGGGGACCAGCACCATCACCAATTGCCCCGACATCCTCGACGTCCCGCTGATGGCGGAGGTGCTCCGAGGACTCGGATGCGATGTGGTTCTCGAAGGATCGGTCGTGCACATCACGACGCCGGCAGAACCCAAGCATCACGCCGACTTCCCGGCGGTCACGCAGTTCAGGGCGTCGGTGTGCGTCCTCGGACCGCTCGTGGCGCGGTGCAGGCGCGCCGTGGTGGCGTTGCCTGGTGGCGACGCGATCGGATCGCGCCCGCTCGATATGCATCAGTCGGGTCTTCGTCTGCTCGGCGCTACCAGCGAGATCCAGCACGGTTGCGTCGTTGCCGAGGCAGAAGAGCTGCGAGGAGCGAACATCCGGCTCGCGTTCCCGTCGGTGGGGGCCACCGAGAACATTTTGATGGCTGCTGTTCTTGCCAAGGGTGAGACGGTCATCGACAACGCAGCCCGCGAACCGGACATCGTCGATGTGTGCAACATGCTCAACGAGATGGGAGCTCAGGTCAGCGGAGCCGGCACGTCGACGTTGACGATCAAGGGTGTCGCGGCCCTGAAGCCGACGACGCACAGAGTGATCGGTGACCGAATCGTCGCGGCGACGTGGGGTATCGCTGCTGCGATGACGCGCGGTGACGTTCGAGTTCGAGGCGTCAATCCCAAGCATCTGTCGCTGGTGTTGGACAAGTTGCGTTCGGCGGGATCGGAAGTGACGTCGGAGGCCGACGGCTTCAGGGTCGTGCAGCACGAGCGACCGACGGCCGTCAACTTCGCGACGCTTCCGTTCCCCGGATTTCCGACGGACCTTCAGCCGATGGCAATCGGCCTCGCTGCCGTGGCGAACGGTACCTCGATGATCACCGAGAACGTGTTCGAGGCTCGGTTCCGCTTCGTCGAGGAGATGATCCGTCTGGGTGCGGATGCCCGAACCGACGGACACCATGCGGTGGTTCGTGGCGTTCCCCAGCTATCGAGCGCTCCGGTGTGGTCCTCGGATATTCGAGCGGGCGCCGGACTGGTGCTCGCGGGTCTCTGCGCGGACGGCGTCACCGAGGTGCACGACGTCTACCACATCGACCGTGGCTACCCCCGGTTCGTGGAGAACCTGACTGCCCTCGGCGGAAGTATCGAACGAGTCAGTTGA
- a CDS encoding pyridoxamine 5'-phosphate oxidase family protein: MSSETSSETSSELSPTERTTIKRGRARSRSDRAELVDVLASARICHLGVTVDGTVRVLPTVYGVDFDGPDLDGTLYLHGSVAARSLVQAPDLEICVTVTVLDGLVLARSGFNHSMNYRSAVLLGRPRVVTEDAELGRALDAIVDQVVEGRSKHLRSHTKKELAATVVLALPLYEASVKARSGGPEDDDRDVAAGGVWAGVVPVSECLGESIAADDLTPEIAVPQHVLALSGGR, from the coding sequence GTGAGTAGCGAAACGAGTAGCGAAACGAGTAGCGAACTGTCACCCACTGAGCGGACGACGATCAAACGCGGGCGTGCTAGGTCGCGTTCCGACAGGGCCGAGTTGGTCGATGTGCTGGCGTCGGCGCGAATCTGCCACCTGGGAGTGACGGTGGACGGGACGGTCAGAGTGCTGCCGACGGTGTACGGCGTCGACTTCGACGGTCCCGACCTCGACGGGACTCTCTACCTGCACGGCTCGGTTGCTGCACGGAGCCTGGTCCAGGCGCCGGATCTCGAGATTTGTGTGACCGTCACGGTGCTCGACGGGTTGGTGCTCGCCCGCTCTGGTTTCAATCATTCGATGAACTACCGAAGCGCGGTCCTACTCGGCCGCCCGAGAGTGGTGACCGAAGACGCCGAACTCGGTCGCGCGCTCGACGCGATAGTCGACCAAGTTGTCGAGGGCAGGAGTAAGCACCTTCGATCGCACACCAAGAAAGAACTCGCAGCGACGGTGGTCCTCGCGTTGCCGTTGTACGAAGCGTCGGTGAAAGCGCGCAGCGGGGGCCCTGAGGACGATGATCGCGACGTGGCCGCCGGTGGTGTGTGGGCGGGTGTGGTTCCGGTGTCGGAATGTCTGGGCGAATCGATTGCAGCAGACGATCTGACGCCCGAAATCGCTGTGCCCCAGCATGTTCTGGCACTATCAGGCGGGCGCTGA
- the atpD gene encoding F0F1 ATP synthase subunit beta: protein MTAAVAQENASGADTQSGRVVRVIGPVVDVEFPRGAIPALFNALHAEITLPTVAKTLTLEVAQHLGDNLVRTISMQPTDGLVRGTAVENTGKPISVPVGDVVKGHVFNALGDCLDTPGLGRDGEQWGIHRKPPAFDQLEGKTEILETGIKVIDLLTPYVKGGKIGLFGGAGVGKTVLIQEMITRIAREFSGTSVFAGVGERTREGTDLHLEMEEMGVLQDTALVFGQMDEPPGTRMRVALSALTMAEYFRDVQGQDVLLFIDNIFRFTQAGSEVSTLLGRMPSAVGYQPTLADEMGELQERITSTRGRSITSLQAIYVPADDYTDPAPATTFAHLDATTELSRPISQMGIYPAVDPLSSTSRILEPGIVGAEHFRVANEVKRILQKYKELQDIIAILGMDELQEEDKVLVGRARRLQKFLGQNFIVAEKFTGEPGSVVSLSDTIEAFDKVTKGEYDHLPEQAFNSCGGLDDVEAAAKKIAGK, encoded by the coding sequence ATGACCGCAGCAGTAGCCCAAGAGAACGCGAGCGGAGCGGACACACAGTCCGGCCGTGTCGTTCGGGTCATCGGCCCCGTTGTGGACGTCGAGTTCCCGCGCGGCGCCATCCCCGCCCTGTTCAATGCACTTCACGCAGAGATCACTCTGCCGACGGTGGCCAAGACCCTGACGCTCGAGGTTGCACAGCACCTCGGCGACAACTTGGTCCGCACCATCTCGATGCAGCCGACCGACGGACTTGTCCGCGGAACCGCTGTCGAGAACACCGGCAAGCCGATTTCGGTTCCCGTCGGTGACGTCGTCAAGGGCCACGTGTTCAACGCCCTCGGTGACTGCCTCGACACCCCGGGACTCGGCCGCGACGGCGAGCAGTGGGGCATCCACCGCAAGCCACCAGCCTTCGATCAGCTCGAAGGTAAGACCGAGATCCTCGAGACCGGCATCAAGGTCATCGACCTCCTCACCCCGTACGTCAAGGGTGGAAAGATCGGACTGTTCGGTGGTGCCGGCGTCGGCAAGACCGTTCTGATCCAGGAAATGATCACCCGTATCGCCCGCGAATTCTCCGGTACCTCGGTGTTCGCAGGTGTCGGTGAGCGCACTCGTGAGGGCACCGACCTTCACCTCGAGATGGAAGAGATGGGCGTCCTCCAGGACACCGCCCTTGTCTTCGGCCAGATGGACGAGCCGCCGGGCACGCGTATGCGCGTCGCCCTGTCCGCACTGACCATGGCGGAGTACTTCCGCGATGTTCAGGGCCAGGACGTGCTGCTCTTCATCGACAACATCTTCCGCTTCACGCAGGCAGGCTCGGAGGTGTCGACCCTCCTCGGACGTATGCCTTCCGCCGTGGGTTACCAGCCGACGCTGGCGGACGAGATGGGTGAGCTCCAGGAGCGCATCACCTCGACCCGTGGACGTTCGATCACCTCGCTGCAGGCGATCTACGTTCCCGCCGACGACTACACCGACCCGGCGCCTGCAACGACATTCGCCCACCTCGACGCGACGACCGAGCTGTCGCGTCCGATTTCGCAGATGGGTATCTACCCCGCTGTGGACCCGCTCAGCTCGACTTCGCGAATCCTCGAGCCCGGCATTGTCGGCGCCGAGCACTTCCGCGTCGCCAACGAGGTCAAGCGAATCCTGCAGAAGTACAAGGAATTGCAGGACATCATCGCCATCCTCGGTATGGACGAGCTCCAGGAAGAGGACAAGGTTCTGGTCGGCCGCGCACGTCGCCTCCAGAAGTTCCTCGGACAGAACTTCATCGTTGCCGAGAAGTTCACCGGCGAGCCCGGTTCGGTCGTGTCGCTCTCCGACACCATCGAGGCGTTCGACAAGGTCACCAAGGGCGAGTACGACCACCTTCCCGAGCAGGCATTCAACAGCTGTGGTGGTCTCGACGACGTCGAGGCAGCAGCCAAGAAGATCGCCGGAAAGTAG
- a CDS encoding cob(I)yrinic acid a,c-diamide adenosyltransferase translates to MAVHLTRIYTRTGDDGTTGLSDFSRVPKNDVRVVAYADCDETNASLGVVLALGNPPENIVEVIRTVQSDLFDAGADLSTPVVEDPKYPPLRIDQTYIDRLERWCDQFNDDLEPLTSFILPGGTPLGALLHTSRTIARRAERAAWAAVDASPDNTSALPAKYLNRLSDLLFILSRYANPDGDVQWIPGGSRER, encoded by the coding sequence ATGGCTGTGCACTTGACTCGGATTTACACCCGCACCGGCGATGACGGGACGACAGGGCTGAGCGACTTCTCCCGGGTACCGAAGAACGACGTACGCGTGGTCGCGTACGCGGACTGCGACGAAACCAACGCCAGCTTGGGAGTTGTTCTTGCCCTTGGCAATCCACCGGAGAACATCGTCGAGGTCATCCGCACTGTTCAAAGCGATCTGTTCGACGCCGGCGCAGACCTGTCCACGCCTGTCGTCGAAGACCCGAAATATCCACCGCTGCGCATCGACCAGACATACATCGATCGACTGGAGCGGTGGTGCGACCAGTTCAACGACGACCTGGAGCCGTTGACGTCGTTCATATTGCCTGGTGGGACGCCTCTGGGTGCCCTACTTCATACCTCGCGGACTATCGCGAGAAGGGCCGAGCGCGCCGCATGGGCAGCTGTAGACGCGAGTCCGGACAACACCAGCGCTTTGCCGGCGAAGTATCTGAACAGATTGTCGGACCTTCTGTTCATCCTCAGTCGGTACGCAAATCCCGACGGCGACGTCCAGTGGATTCCAGGCGGATCTCGCGAGCGTTAA
- a CDS encoding DUF2550 domain-containing protein codes for MHIGVIVLIILVVLLAGLVAAFLYRLTILRRGGTAAIMRVIPSAGGSGWRHGVIRYGDNTLVFFKLSSLRPGPDHRMTRQGIEVGERRKPRADEFDIMSDEIAVLELTHHAHRYEIALDRGALTAFMSWLESRPSGRSRRGRPAA; via the coding sequence ATGCACATCGGAGTGATCGTTCTGATCATTCTGGTTGTGCTGCTCGCAGGCCTCGTCGCGGCTTTTCTGTATCGTTTGACCATTCTTCGACGCGGCGGCACCGCTGCGATCATGCGTGTCATACCGTCGGCGGGTGGCAGTGGCTGGCGACACGGTGTCATTCGATACGGCGACAACACTCTCGTGTTCTTCAAACTGTCGAGCTTGCGGCCAGGGCCCGACCACAGGATGACTCGTCAGGGCATCGAGGTGGGGGAGCGGCGCAAGCCCCGCGCCGACGAATTCGACATCATGAGTGACGAAATCGCCGTCCTCGAATTGACCCATCACGCCCACCGTTACGAAATTGCGCTGGATCGAGGCGCCCTCACGGCGTTCATGTCCTGGCTGGAGTCCCGTCCGTCTGGACGCTCGAGACGCGGCCGACCTGCGGCTTAA
- a CDS encoding alpha/beta fold hydrolase: MAELADVKITDTARGPIEYAIRGTGVPVLVLHGSPGGIDAAEAMSRFLPVEEFQAILLSRPGYLGTELGDRLTPTDQADLYAALLDDLGVDKVGVLAWSGGGPSAFAFASRYPGRTHSLVAVACLSDQWVNPTPDFSSRIFQTTRIGDWLMKKLVAHQPLQVIQGAVSDESSLSGEEFDEHVKYIESDETKKQFVLDMALTASQVGSRKAGWDNDLVQFAKSSDPGWGAIGAPTLLVQGTADSDVLPENSEKAHAGIAGSELLTLDRGTHFAFYTHPESDSAQAKAIEYLRRT, encoded by the coding sequence ATGGCTGAGCTGGCAGATGTGAAGATCACCGACACTGCGCGCGGACCTATCGAGTACGCGATCCGCGGGACTGGCGTCCCAGTGTTGGTTCTGCACGGTTCGCCAGGAGGAATCGACGCGGCCGAAGCCATGTCGCGATTCCTCCCAGTCGAGGAGTTCCAGGCGATTCTGTTGTCTCGTCCGGGTTATCTGGGCACCGAATTGGGGGATCGGCTCACACCGACCGATCAAGCTGACCTATACGCTGCGCTGCTCGACGACCTTGGAGTCGACAAGGTCGGTGTGCTCGCATGGTCCGGAGGAGGTCCGTCTGCGTTCGCGTTCGCAAGTCGGTACCCCGGCAGGACCCATTCTTTGGTAGCTGTTGCGTGTCTGAGCGATCAGTGGGTCAATCCGACTCCCGACTTTTCCTCGCGCATCTTCCAGACGACCAGAATCGGTGACTGGCTCATGAAAAAACTCGTCGCCCATCAGCCCTTGCAAGTGATCCAGGGTGCGGTGTCCGACGAGAGTTCGCTCTCCGGCGAAGAGTTCGACGAACATGTCAAGTACATCGAGTCCGACGAGACCAAGAAGCAGTTCGTGCTCGATATGGCTCTCACCGCGTCGCAGGTCGGCAGTCGCAAAGCAGGATGGGACAACGATCTGGTCCAGTTCGCCAAGAGTTCCGATCCGGGGTGGGGAGCCATCGGTGCTCCGACGCTGCTGGTGCAGGGCACCGCAGACTCAGATGTATTGCCGGAGAACAGCGAGAAGGCGCATGCCGGTATCGCCGGCTCCGAGCTCCTGACGTTGGATCGCGGTACGCACTTCGCGTTCTACACTCATCCCGAGTCCGACTCGGCTCAGGCGAAGGCCATCGAGTATTTGCGCCGTACGTAA
- a CDS encoding F0F1 ATP synthase subunit epsilon, translated as MEVSLVAVEQKLWSGNATLVSAQTTEGEIGIMAGHEPVLGQLVEAGTVSITTTDGEKIVAAVHGGFLSVTGKTVTVLAESADFAQDIDVDAARSVLDAGGDDKEALAIAKGRIRAAERA; from the coding sequence ATGGAGGTCTCCCTCGTCGCTGTCGAGCAGAAGCTGTGGTCCGGCAACGCGACCCTGGTGAGCGCTCAGACGACGGAGGGTGAAATCGGCATCATGGCCGGTCACGAGCCTGTCCTCGGCCAGTTGGTCGAGGCGGGCACGGTCTCCATCACGACGACCGACGGCGAGAAGATCGTGGCTGCAGTCCACGGTGGATTCCTGTCAGTCACGGGAAAGACCGTCACTGTTCTGGCCGAGTCTGCGGACTTCGCTCAGGACATCGACGTCGACGCAGCACGCTCTGTCCTGGACGCGGGCGGTGACGACAAGGAAGCCCTGGCTATCGCCAAGGGCCGAATTCGCGCCGCCGAGCGGGCCTAG